A portion of the Lolium rigidum isolate FL_2022 chromosome 1, APGP_CSIRO_Lrig_0.1, whole genome shotgun sequence genome contains these proteins:
- the LOC124654909 gene encoding auxin-induced protein 15A-like: protein MAGKLYQLMSRLHMARSRSSSAADVPRGHFAVYVGEQRRRFVIPTAYLRNPSFLVLLKRVEEEFGFDHPAAGGLTIMHRPVQPSI from the coding sequence ATGGCGGGGAAACTATACCAGCTCATGTCAAGGCTGCACATGGCGAGGAGCCGGTCATCCTCTGCGGCGGACGTGCCGAGAGGGCACTTCGCGGTGTACGTCGGGGAGCAGCGGAGGCGGTTCGTGATCCCGACGGCGTACCTGAGGAATCCGTCCTTCCTGGTGCTCCTCAAGAGGGTGGAGGAAGAGTTCGGCTTCGACCACCCTGCCGCCGGCGGCCTCACCATCATGCATCGGCCGGTCCAGCCATCGATATGA